The sequence TCTAAGAAAAGCTTCCAGCTTTCTTCCCACTTCTGGACACCTTCAAAGAGTTCTTTGTGAACCTCATAGTAGTTTCTTAACCGCACAATCTCGGCATCATGGAGCTGGAGCAGATTTTCTGTGTAGTCCTCTGCAAGATATAGGCccagtagttttaaaaaatccctcTAGTGTTTAGTATCCCAATTTATTAATCCCTCATCCCCCTAAAATGGaaacagaattttcttccttacaGTAAAAATGATACACAAGTGTATGTTGCAGATAATAAAAGCCAGGTTTGTCCCAATCAGCCTGGTGGGACTAGAGACTAAGGACTAGGGTGTGGACTAAAAGGACTAAGATTCTCAAAACTCTGTCATCTCTTGCCTTGTCTTAGGTTTCTTTCATATTCTTCCTTTCCACCCTGCCCAAAAGAGGGCGGAGTCACAGAAAATGTCCAAAAATGTTGAATTTAGTAAAGACGGCTTCATCTTTATATTCAGTTCAGGTCAGACTAGAATTCCATTGGGCCCTGGGGTCATACTTCGTGGGCTCAAATGTGGGCTCTGCCATTTACCTGCTGTGTGTCTCTGGGTTAAGCTGTTCAACATTTatatgcctcagtgtcctcatctcttGACATGAGAATTAAGTCAGATAATCCTGTTAAGAGTCTGACATtgcgcctggcacagagtaagcacctGATAAACTTGAGCTTCACAACTACATGCTACAGAGATATACTGCTTCAGAAACCAAGAGATCCCTTATTTCCCAATAGCATTTGCAAATGCTTATTTGAACGGGAATGGCAATTTATGCTGAATGGCCTGGAAAGGTAGCAATGTCTGTTCAGTAGAGGAAATACTTCCCAGTGAATGTCTGCACTTGTAAAAGACAAGTGAGCAGGCCACATGAAGAGCGACGCTTCTGTACGAACCAGAATAGTAAGGGGCAAAAGCTTGTCTCTGCTCCTGGCTATAAAAACACTGGTCCCAGTACTGAGCCAGCTCCACTCGTATTGCCTCAATCACTTTCTTCATGTTTTGCATTTTCAGTTCTTCCAACCGATCCACTTCTAATTGCAGCTGAAACAAAGAGACCTGTTAAAAGTGCTTGTCATACTTGTATACTCACGTAGgtttgcaaaatattttccccctttttaataaaattacaaTACAAAACCACAGAGGTAAGTCAACACTCTTTGTAACAATGATATCATAGGAGCCAGAAATCTAAGAAACATATGCGAAAGATAAAAGATGAGCAGGCTACTGCCACTCATTTCTGACGCTTGTCTTAAAAACAGGCTCACTCAAGGCAGAAGCTGGTAAAGACAtcagacttgacaccaaaatgCTGACCCAGCACCCTTTGGGTTTCTTACCGCTTTCCGGACGTTGGCCTTTGACCCAGTCATAACTGTGGCCACAGCTTCTCTCTCTTCTGCAGGTATTTGCAACCTATCCCAGAGTTCTCGTATCTGAGCACGCAGCCCCTCACACACTGCTTCGTTTTGTGATTTTCGCATTTCCAGCTGCAGCAAGGAAAGCCAGTGGTTATAGCAAAGACAGCAGCACAGAGAAAACTGGCCCTCTGGCCTCCCACAGAGACACATCTGTACCCACATGGAGAAGAAGCACTTTTACAAGACTGTGAAGAGGTGTGTTTTCATGACTTCTGAAAACAAACTGTAAGGCTGTCATTATGATAGGATCTCAGACCCCAAGAATTAGGattcaaatttttaattaaaaaaattttttttcaattaaacacTAAGCTAATTCAAATGACTATTATTATTTCATCCAAAAATCTCAATTTCAGGGGAtttccctcatggtccagtgggtaagactccctgctcccaatgtagggggccagggttcgatccctggtcggggaactaggtcccacacacatgccacaactaagagtccgcatgctgcaactaaggaatccacaggctgcaactaaaaaagatcccacgtgccacaacaaagacccagcgcagcataaatgaatgaatgaataaataaacattaaaaaaaaaatctcaatttcaCATTCTCAGAGCTATATATAAATTaaggtttttgtttaaaaaaaaatcaaggttgtGTTTCATATAAcactattatctttttttttttttggctgcactgggtcttagttgctgcatgcaggctttctctagttgcggcgagagggagctactcttcatggcagtgcgagggcttctcattgtggtggcttctcttgttgcggagcacaatctctaggcgcgcaggctcagtagttgtggctggcaggctctagagcacaggctcagtacttgtggtgcatgggctcagttccTCCGCGGtacgtaggatcttcccggaccagagatcaaacccgtatccccagcattggcaggtggattcctaaccactgggccaccagggaagccctatctcattatcttaaaggaaaaaactgCAGTTTTCTCAGATTGCTGGATACTATGGAGATCCCGGGCCATAATTTGAGTAGACATTACCTGCCGTAGCAACTTCTGTAGTGTTGCAATATTTTCCAAAGATAAACAAAAGGCATCTTCATCTTCACAGACCACATCTCTTTCAAAGCTTGTGTCTGGTGTGTGTTCTAATTCTTCCATACACAGTATGATCTGTCTCTTTATGTTGACAAACTCCTCACGCCTAGatgcctataaaaaaaaaataaataaaagattacaagATACCTAGAGGAAAGTCAAATGACTTTTAGGAAGTATGAATGTAAGCACACCTTTGTTTCCCTCAAAGTTGCCACGTGTTGTCTAAACTGGCTCAGCTCTTCTAAGCTGGGAACTGAGGTGCTGTCAATGTCATAGTGGGGCGTGCAAAGAATTTCACACAGTTCTTGATCTTGTTCTTGAAGTAGTTTCAGttcttgttttctctcctttttctgttttctcatcagtTCTACCTGAGTGCGCAAATCCTTTTCTAGCTGCAGGATGGTCGTCTCTCCTTCTTCCTGTATGAGACAATGTACCATTGTTAAGGTTCCAAGCGGATTTCTTCAAAGGAAGAGAAGACAACGAAAGAGGACTAGGATGACAGACTTTTAGTTAAACTTACAAATAAATCAACTTACAGCTAACAGAATATGGCACAAAGAGGGTCCCCTAACAAAGGTCCCCAATAAGGAAAGGTACCAGGGCACTTTTTACAAGAGGTAAAAATTGGTTGAAAAGCTTATTTTGAATTAGCTATAGGGTAGTATATTTAGCTCCCAACTAAATGTTTATCCCAATAATCCTAAACATCACTTAaccaataaaaatcaatttagtaCTCCTTGCTCTACTCCTAACTGAtaagcaggagaaaaagaaaagtggcaGTTATATGTCCTAtaaattttattcaacattggtGAACTAAGAACTGTCATATAATTTAAGGGAGATGTACCACTGTATATCTAACTTCTCACCCAATTtcatattgaaaattaaaaaaaaaaaaaaaaaagactaaagggcttccctggtggcgcagtggttgagagtctgcctgccaatgcgggggacacgggttcgagccctggtctgggaggatcccacatgccgcggagtggctgggcccgtgagccacaattactgagcctgcgcatctggagcctgtgctccacaacaagagaggccgcgacagtgagaggcccgcgcaccgcgatgaagagtggcccccacttgccacaactagagaaagccctcgcacagaaacgaagacccaacacagccataaatgaataaataaataaatttttaaaaatatatatatatatcagatccTGCCACTGTTCTACTAAAAAACcctttgtagaaaaaaaaaaaaaaagactaaagaaagAAACTATTTGTCCAAAATCAATGATATTTATGCCATTTGTGTTGATTTCAGGAAGCTCTACTGATGTCACAGTCCGCCTGACTGCTCTTGGCTACCAGAAATGAATTAGCCTTAACCCTTTAAAGACAGTCTCCTCCTCCTAGGCTGACTCCACTGAGATACCCAGGCAGTTCTTTCTGGAACAGGGAGAAGGACCTGAGACCTTATTCGTACCACATTAGCCACTGTGTGCTGTCCTTGCACCCACATCTATTCTAATTACCTTCCCAAACTCCAcgtttgtcttcatttttatgaTCCCAACACTGTTTTTACCGGTTCTAGCCAGGGATATGTTTTGGGGTCCCTCTGTCATTCATGTCATGCTTGCTGGTGTCCTCATTCAAGTCCGATTTGTGCTGGACCACAGGACAGCAACCTCTCAGCAAAGTACACAGATAAACATGGCATGCCCTGAATTTGACTACGCTCTCTTGATATTCCAGCTGTGGATACATCTCTTCTCAAGTGGCCATTCTGGCTTGTTCAGGGATATGTAGCTTTCGGGTATGAAAAAATCCACAGAGGCAGGTTTTCTGGGTAACTTTTCCTTATATCACTAGTCACTTTTGTTTCCTAAGTagctctcttcattttctttcaaagaaagaaTGGAATGATATCGTCTATGCCTAgctcagagtttaaaaaaatttttgtgtccTACAAATTGATAGTAAGAGGCTTGTTTTTGATTAAAACATTGCAACACTTAGCTGCTTCACCTCTCAACAGGGCAACTCTTCACATAAGTGAAAATTGCTTTGCTGGAACCAAGTAACTAGGCAGCACATTTTCCCCATTTCTCATGTCCAGTATCAGCCCTACAAGGAAACTTTCCACCTGTAGCCCCAAATCAAAGTTCTTCCCTAAATCTCAGACCCAAGCAGGATCCCCTGACACCCTGCCATGTACCTGAAATGGCTCGACATGTAGCTCACTGCACAGAGTGTTCAGCTCTTTTTGACAGACGGCTATGCTTTTGATGAGCCTTTCCTTCAGGCTTTCCTCTTCAGCAATCATCATATCCAGGAGGTCCTACGAGAGATAAAACAGTCCCATAAAAGTTTTGGGTGTTTTCTCCATTGGCctcaaacaacaaataacaccAAAACCCtcataatttcaaattttaaaggaaggactTAAACaaaaccaggacttccctggcggtccagtggttaagattctgcgctcccaatgcagggggcacaggttcgatccctggtcggggaactaggatcctgtatgctgcacggcgtggccaaaacaaacaaacaaacaaacaaaaaaccaggagGAGCCTGTGACATCCTAGTGTCACTTCTATATGCTATCTTAGATGAGAAACCAACATCCTTACCCCTGTCCCACTACAAAGAGATCAGTATTACTCAACTCACCTTGATATGCTTCTTTACAACCTCAGTTCTTTGTAACCGCTGGTCCTCTGGAATCCCAATCAATTCCCATATTTCCCGAAGGTGATTCAGGGCTTTCTGGAGACATACTATGGACTCCTCTGCCAGCACCTCActaaaaagcaaaagagaagccAGCTACATGAGCCACTGCCTCCAGCCTAAAAGCAGTATTTACGAAACTAAACAAACTAGTTTCGCAGTGGGCTCAAGGctaaaacaaattgaaaacaaGCATTCAGCTTAACTCATCTTGAACACACTCCTATCCTTCCCCCTCCAAACACCACAACACTGGCAAAGCAAAATCCAGTATCATATTATCAATTCAGTGTGGAAATTCAATCTTCTGAATAATACTCAGAATCTGGACTTTGATCAATGATTCTACCTATGGCAGTAcaatacagaattttaaatgcttttattaaagaaaaaacagacaaaaatgtcagCTCTTATAAAATAGCTGGCAATTTATTGCGATTTTGTTActcattttttcccttcctgtttttttaagctataattgacatatacagcactgtataagtttaaggtgtacagcataatgatttgatttacatacatcatgaagtaattatcacaataagtttagtaaacatccatcatctcatataggtacaaaattaaagaaatagaaaaaaaatttttttccttgtaatgagaactcatagggtttactctcttaacaactttcataacTAACATACAGtggtgctgggacttccctggtggtccagtggataaggctccgcgctcccagtgcagggggcccgggtttgatccctggtcagggaactagatcctgtgtGCATGCCGCAGCtaggagtccacatgctgcaactaaagatcctgcatgcctaaagaagacccggcacagccatccataaataaattaaataaataaatatttttaaaaatacagtggtgctaattatatttatcatgttctatattacatccctagtacttatttatcttaaaactgATTCCTTATAACCTTTTGACTGCCCTCATCcagttccccacccccagcctctggtaaccgaagactctaatctcttcttctatgagtttgtttgtttgtgaaatataattgacctataacactatgttagttcctgttacagaacacagtgatttgatataATCACCTCACaactgatcaccacaataagtctagctatgatatgtcaccatacaaagatattacatagttattgactatattccccacactgtacacttcATACCTGTGacacatttattttgcaactggaagtttgtatttcttaatctgcctcacctatttctttcctccccctaccccccacccctctTGGAAAattcctgtttgttctctgtatctataactgtgtttacattttattatgtttgttcatttgttttatctttttaaattccacatataagtgaaattacatggtatttgtctatctctgtctgacttatttcacttagcataatgtcctctaagtccatccatgttgtcacaaatggcaaaaattcattctttatgcctgagtaatattccagtgtgtgtgtgcatgcacacgcacatacatacatacacacacaaacatatacacatattctttatccattcatctactgatgggcacttaggttgcttccatatcttggatgctgcaataaacatagaggtgcacatatcttttcgaattaagtgttttgttttctttggataaataggagtggaattgctagatcatacggtagttctatttctaattttttgaggaatctccatactgttttccatagtggctactcCAATTTATATCCCCTCCAACAGTGcacaagcgttcccttttctccacatcctcgccaatacGCGTTATCTACTGTCTTTAATAACAGCcattctgggcttccctagtggctcaggggttgagaatccgcctgccaatgcaggggacaccggttcaagccctggtctgggaagatcccacatgctgcggagcaactgggcccgtgagccacaactactgagcctgcacgtctggagcctgtgcttcgcaacaagagaggccacgatagtgagaggcccgcgcaccgcgatgaagagtggcccccacttgccgcaactagagaaagccctcgcacagaaacaaagacccaacacagccataaataaataaataaataaataaaatttaaaaaaacaaaaataataataataatagtcattctgacagttgtgaggtgattatctcattgtggttttgcatttcccttttgattagtgatgttaagcatctttttatgtgcctgttgactatctgtatgtcttccttggaaaaatgtctattcagatcctctgcccattttttaatcaggttgctcGTTCTTCTCAATGTTGCGTTGTGtaagttctctgtatattttggatattaaccccttctcAGATATACtgttttcaaatatcttctcccattcagtaggtggccttgtTGTTGTTCTTAAACTACAACTATTAATttacagaatggctaaaatttaaaaaataatcaggtgTTGGTGAGTATACAGAAAAGCCAGAACTTTCATATACTACTGCTTGGAGTgtgaattggtacaaccactttgaaaactgTTGGCAGTATCTGCTAAAGCTGAACCCAGCAGTTCCATGTCTACATACATACCCAGCGGAAATGCACACATATGTACCAAAGGTATGTACCAAAATGATCAAAGCAGCACTACTCATAATATCataaaggtagaaacaacctagatgtccatcaacagaataGAGAAACAGTACATtcctacaatggaataatacagcaatgaataaaaaacatgggtgaatctcagaAATATCACGTTGagctatgctaaatgaaagaggtCAAATGCAAAAagactacatactatatgattctatcttatgaaattttagaaaaggcaaaactatagtgaAAGAAAGCAAATGAGCTGCCTGGAATCGGGGCAGGGGATCAACTGCAAAGGGGCAcaaggcaactttttttttttttttttttaatttatttttggctgcgtttggtcttcgtttctgtgcaagggctctctccagttgcggcaagtgggggccactcttcatcgcggtgcgcgggcctctcactatcgcggcctctcttgttgcggagcacaggctccagacgcgcaggctcagtagttgtgactcacgggccttgtcgctctgcggcatgtgggatcttcccagaccagggctcgaacctgtgttccctgcattggcaggcagattctcaaccactgcgccaccagggaagcccaaggcaacTATTTTTAGGGTGACAGAATGGTTCTAGATcttaatggtgatgatgattacATAACTATACACAGTGACCAAAATTCAAACTGTACATGTGAAATGAgtcaattttactgtatgtaaattatacctcaattcttaaagcaaaaaaaaaagggaggtaaAAGAAACAACTAAGatggaaaaacagaacaaaaagttggggaagaagaggaaaaacagcCATATAAGCAAGCATCTATCACTACATGATTCCAATTAtacaaagttcaaaaacaggcagaacTAAAGCTTTGCTTtgagaagtcaggatagtggttgtCATTGTCCTGGGGTTACACAGTGTGTGCTGACTTTATGAAAATCCATCAAGTTTGCACTTGATTTGTGTGCATTTCTGAatgtatgttatacttcaattacaaaaagtttatttaaaaaattattcactgtttatctgaagCACAATTTTAACTGTGTACCTTgtgttttatctttcaaaaaaaacttcagttttctttttctttggcctcACTGCACAacttgtgagatcttagctccccgaccagggatcgaacctgcaccctcggcaatgaaagcgcAGTCTTAACACACtgcccgccagggaattctcaaaaaacctttactttaaaaatgataacCCTTAGTCTGCTTCACACAGCATTTAAATAACAgagattttctctcctttcttggtACACCTGGATAACAAAGAGACCACTCTGGCACCAGAGAAACTAAACTCTGGATGTGCTTTGCTATCAGTTAGCCAGGAGGCCTCGAACAAGTCACTGAAGCTCTTTGTGTGCAAATGATGAGGATAGAGGCTCTCACTGGCCCCCTCTCTGTCACAGCATATTCAGGGGTTCTGAATCACCAGCCTAGATCTCCAAGAACATCAGTTtctccatagatttttttttcttttctgttcacttcttccttccttccttccttccttttctctctctctatttatttatttatttaattttatttttggttgcgttgggtcttcgttgctgcactggctttctctagttgcggcaagcaggggctactcttcgttggggtgcacaggcttctcattgcagtggcttctcctgtggagcacgggctctagggcacacgggtttcagtagttgtggcacgtggactcagtagttgtggtgcacgggcttagttgctccacagcatgtgggagcctcccggactagggctcaaacccatgtccgctgcattggcagacggattcccaaccttgcaccaccagggaagtcctccttaggttttaatatattcatatcCAAGACATTTCTCTAGCCAAGAAATCCCAATTCAAAGGTTGCCTGTCCTAGTTCAAGAAAAACTTCTGCACAAATACCAGCTGCCTATACACCAGACGGCCAATTATCAATACCCCCATAATGAAGAGTGTTTAAAAGaatttacagggacttccctggtggtccagtgggtaggacttggcactcccagtgcagggggcccgggtttgatccctggtcagggaactagatcccacgtgcatgccgcaactaagacaccgGCGCAGCCAAgaggaattataaaaaaaaaaaaaaagggggggggggcttccctggtggcacagtggttgagagtctgcctgccaatgcaggggacacgggttcgagccctggtctgggaggatcccacatgccgcggagcaactaggcccgtgagccacaactactgagcctgtgcgtctggagcttgtgctccgcaacaagagaggccacgatagtgagaggcccgcgcaccgcgatgaagagtggcccccgcttgccgcaactagagaaagcccttgtacagaaacgaagacccaacacagccaaaaataaataaataaataaataa comes from Balaenoptera ricei isolate mBalRic1 chromosome 2, mBalRic1.hap2, whole genome shotgun sequence and encodes:
- the PRC1 gene encoding protein regulator of cytokinesis 1 isoform X5, giving the protein MRRSEVLAEESIVCLQKALNHLREIWELIGIPEDQRLQRTEVVKKHIKDLLDMMIAEEESLKERLIKSIAVCQKELNTLCSELHVEPFQEEGETTILQLEKDLRTQVELMRKQKKERKQELKLLQEQDQELCEILCTPHYDIDSTSVPSLEELSQFRQHVATLRETKASRREEFVNIKRQIILCMEELEHTPDTSFERDVVCEDEDAFCLSLENIATLQKLLRQLEMRKSQNEAVCEGLRAQIRELWDRLQIPAEEREAVATVMTGSKANVRKALQLEVDRLEELKMQNMKKVIEAIRVELAQYWDQCFYSQEQRQAFAPYYSEDYTENLLQLHDAEIVRLRNYYEVHKELFEGVQKWEESWKLFLEFERKASDPSRFTNRGGNLLKEEKQRAKLQKTLPKLEEELKARIEMWEQEHSKAFVVNGQKFMEYVTEQWEMHRLEKERAKQERQLKNKKQTETEMLYGSTPRTPNKRRGLAPGTPGKVRKLNTTTVSNATANSSIRPVFSGTVCRSPVSRLPPSGSKPVTTSTCSGKKTPRGIKHGANKENLELNGSIFSARTFKGFQI
- the PRC1 gene encoding protein regulator of cytokinesis 1 isoform X7: MMIAEEESLKERLIKSIAVCQKELNTLCSELHVEPFQEEGETTILQLEKDLRTQVELMRKQKKERKQELKLLQEQDQELCEILCTPHYDIDSTSVPSLEELSQFRQHVATLRETKASRREEFVNIKRQIILCMEELEHTPDTSFERDVVCEDEDAFCLSLENIATLQKLLRQLEMRKSQNEAVCEGLRAQIRELWDRLQIPAEEREAVATVMTGSKANVRKALQLEVDRLEELKMQNMKKVIEAIRVELAQYWDQCFYSQEQRQAFAPYYSEDYTENLLQLHDAEIVRLRNYYEVHKELFEGVQKWEESWKLFLEFERKASDPSRFTNRGGNLLKEEKQRAKLQKTLPKLEEELKARIEMWEQEHSKAFVVNGQKFMEYVTEQWEMHRLEKERAKQERQLKNKKQTETEMLYGSTPRTPNKRRGLAPGTPGKVRKLNTTTVSNATANSSIRPVFSGTVCRSPVSRLPPSGSKPVTTSTCSGKKTPRGIKHGANKENLELNGSIFSGGYPASAPPRRNFSINSVASTYSEFARELSKASKSDATSRILNSTNIQS
- the PRC1 gene encoding protein regulator of cytokinesis 1 isoform X6, which gives rise to MMIAEEESLKERLIKSIAVCQKELNTLCSELHVEPFQEEGETTILQLEKDLRTQVELMRKQKKERKQELKLLQEQDQELCEILCTPHYDIDSTSVPSLEELSQFRQHVATLRETKASRREEFVNIKRQIILCMEELEHTPDTSFERDVVCEDEDAFCLSLENIATLQKLLRQLEMRKSQNEAVCEGLRAQIRELWDRLQIPAEEREAVATVMTGSKANVRKALQLEVDRLEELKMQNMKKVIEAIRVELAQYWDQCFYSQEQRQAFAPYYSEDYTENLLQLHDAEIVRLRNYYEVHKELFEGVQKWEESWKLFLEFERKASDPSRFTNRGGNLLKEEKQRAKLQKTLPKLEEELKARIEMWEQEHSKAFVVNGQKFMEYVTEQWEMHRLEKERAKQERQLKNKKQTETEMLYGSTPRTPNKRRGLAPGTPGKVRKLNTTTVSNATANSSIRPVFSGTVCRSPVSRLPPSGSKPVTTSTCSGKKTPRGIKHGANKENLELNGSIFSGGYPASAPPRRNFSINSVASTYSEFAKDPSLSDSSTVGLQRELSKASKSDATSRILNSTNIQS
- the PRC1 gene encoding protein regulator of cytokinesis 1 isoform X4, with protein sequence MRRSEVLAEESIVCLQKALNHLREIWELIGIPEDQRLQRTEVVKKHIKDLLDMMIAEEESLKERLIKSIAVCQKELNTLCSELHVEPFQEEGETTILQLEKDLRTQVELMRKQKKERKQELKLLQEQDQELCEILCTPHYDIDSTSVPSLEELSQFRQHVATLRETKASRREEFVNIKRQIILCMEELEHTPDTSFERDVVCEDEDAFCLSLENIATLQKLLRQLEMRKSQNEAVCEGLRAQIRELWDRLQIPAEEREAVATVMTGSKANVRKALQLEVDRLEELKMQNMKKVIEAIRVELAQYWDQCFYSQEQRQAFAPYYSEDYTENLLQLHDAEIVRLRNYYEVHKELFEGVQKWEESWKLFLEFERKASDPSRFTNRGGNLLKEEKQRAKLQKTLPKLEEELKARIEMWEQEHSKAFVVNGQKFMEYVTEQWEMHRLEKERAKQERQLKNKKQTETEMLYGSTPRTPNKRRGLAPGTPGKVRKLNTTTVSNATANSSIRPVFSGTVCRSPVSRLPPSGSKPVTTSTCSGKKTPRGIKHGANKENLELNGSIFSGGYPASAPPRRNFSINSVASTYSEFAVIHLF
- the PRC1 gene encoding protein regulator of cytokinesis 1 isoform X3 — translated: MRRSEVLAEESIVCLQKALNHLREIWELIGIPEDQRLQRTEVVKKHIKDLLDMMIAEEESLKERLIKSIAVCQKELNTLCSELHVEPFQEEGETTILQLEKDLRTQVELMRKQKKERKQELKLLQEQDQELCEILCTPHYDIDSTSVPSLEELSQFRQHVATLRETKASRREEFVNIKRQIILCMEELEHTPDTSFERDVVCEDEDAFCLSLENIATLQKLLRQLEMRKSQNEAVCEGLRAQIRELWDRLQIPAEEREAVATVMTGSKANVRKALQLEVDRLEELKMQNMKKVIEAIRVELAQYWDQCFYSQEQRQAFAPYYSEDYTENLLQLHDAEIVRLRNYYEVHKELFEGVQKWEESWKLFLEFERKASDPSRFTNRGGNLLKEEKQRAKLQKTLPKLEEELKARIEMWEQEHSKAFVVNGQKFMEYVTEQWEMHRLEKERAKQERQLKNKKQTETEMLYGSTPRTPNKRRGLAPGTPGKVRKLNTTTVSNATANSSIRPVFSGTVCRSPVSRLPPSGSKPVTTSTCSGKKTPRGIKHGANKENLELNGSIFSGGYPASAPPRRNFSINSVASTYSEFARELSKASKSDATSRILNSTNIQS
- the PRC1 gene encoding protein regulator of cytokinesis 1 isoform X2 — its product is MRRSEVLAEESIVCLQKALNHLREIWELIGIPEDQRLQRTEVVKKHIKDLLDMMIAEEESLKERLIKSIAVCQKELNTLCSELHVEPFQEEGETTILQLEKDLRTQVELMRKQKKERKQELKLLQEQDQELCEILCTPHYDIDSTSVPSLEELSQFRQHVATLRETKASRREEFVNIKRQIILCMEELEHTPDTSFERDVVCEDEDAFCLSLENIATLQKLLRQLEMRKSQNEAVCEGLRAQIRELWDRLQIPAEEREAVATVMTGSKANVRKALQLEVDRLEELKMQNMKKVIEAIRVELAQYWDQCFYSQEQRQAFAPYYSEDYTENLLQLHDAEIVRLRNYYEVHKELFEGVQKWEESWKLFLEFERKASDPSRFTNRGGNLLKEEKQRAKLQKTLPKLEEELKARIEMWEQEHSKAFVVNGQKFMEYVTEQWEMHRLEKERAKQERQLKNKKQTETEMLYGSTPRTPNKRRGLAPGTPGKVRKLNTTTVSNATANSSIRPVFSGTVCRSPVSRLPPSGSKPVTTSTCSGKKTPRGIKHGANKENLELNGSIFSGGYPASAPPRRNFSINSVASTYSEFAKDPSLSDSSTVGLQRELSKASKSDATSRILNSTNIQS
- the PRC1 gene encoding protein regulator of cytokinesis 1 isoform X1 — translated: MRRSEVLAEESIVCLQKALNHLREIWELIGIPEDQRLQRTEVVKKHIKDLLDMMIAEEESLKERLIKSIAVCQKELNTLCSELHVEPFQEEGETTILQLEKDLRTQVELMRKQKKERKQELKLLQEQDQELCEILCTPHYDIDSTSVPSLEELSQFRQHVATLRETKASRREEFVNIKRQIILCMEELEHTPDTSFERDVVCEDEDAFCLSLENIATLQKLLRQLEMRKSQNEAVCEGLRAQIRELWDRLQIPAEEREAVATVMTGSKANVRKALQLEVDRLEELKMQNMKKVIEAIRVELAQYWDQCFYSQEQRQAFAPYYSEDYTENLLQLHDAEIVRLRNYYEVHKELFEGVQKWEESWKLFLEFERKASDPSRFTNRGGNLLKEEKQRAKLQKTLPKLEEELKARIEMWEQEHSKAFVVNGQKFMEYVTEQWEMHRLEKERAKQERQLKNKKQTETEMLYGSTPRTPNKRRGLAPGTPGKVRKLNTTTVSNATANSSIRPVFSGTVCRSPVSRLPPSGSKPVTTSTCSGKKTPRGIKHGANKENLELNGSIFSGGYPASAPPRRNFSINSVASTYSEFAKDPSLSDSSTVGLQVCMATPACPMSLFQTDLSSAGFIPIWAQGYTNQ